In one uncultured Methanoregula sp. genomic region, the following are encoded:
- a CDS encoding cation transporter, with product MPDNEITIGAEESRQKLVFTGLVIDILILIPETAAVILSGSATLLSDVIKGANEILATSFALMIIRRVTAGGKFTYDYGMGKFESLTRIITGGVMLISLCILLLFTLHRIFNPEHFDIDAAIIGIPLMFFASIADSYHWRKNYQRAQKEPTPIMEAQWRLRRAKTFSDLLILLALVLSVVLVQYSWSMYIDPAVSFIIIGFLLLAGYREISASLPDLFDKTLEEELQLLILRELSSSFHRYHEFYGVRSRRSGTRIYIEIFLGFDPDQRMGNVQDFIDFLKRSLEDQIPGSVVSIVPMREKDPRSAV from the coding sequence ATGCCAGACAATGAGATTACTATCGGTGCCGAGGAATCCCGGCAAAAGCTGGTCTTTACCGGGCTCGTCATCGATATCCTCATCCTGATCCCCGAGACCGCAGCGGTCATCCTTTCCGGATCTGCCACCCTCCTGTCGGATGTCATCAAAGGTGCAAATGAGATCCTCGCCACTTCCTTTGCCCTCATGATCATACGGCGGGTGACCGCCGGCGGGAAGTTCACGTACGATTATGGCATGGGCAAGTTCGAGTCCCTCACCCGGATCATCACCGGCGGGGTGATGCTCATCTCGCTCTGCATCCTCCTGCTCTTCACCCTTCACCGTATCTTCAACCCGGAGCATTTCGATATAGATGCCGCTATCATCGGTATTCCCCTGATGTTCTTTGCCAGTATCGCGGATTCGTATCACTGGCGGAAAAACTACCAGAGGGCGCAAAAAGAGCCCACCCCTATCATGGAGGCCCAGTGGCGTCTCCGCAGGGCCAAGACCTTTTCCGACCTGCTGATCCTCCTTGCACTGGTGCTGTCGGTCGTCCTCGTCCAGTACAGCTGGTCGATGTACATCGATCCGGCGGTCTCGTTCATCATCATCGGCTTTTTACTGCTTGCCGGCTATCGTGAGATCTCCGCCTCCCTGCCGGATCTTTTCGATAAAACCCTGGAAGAAGAACTCCAGCTTCTCATACTTCGGGAACTGAGCTCATCGTTTCACCGGTACCACGAATTCTATGGTGTCCGCTCACGGAGGTCCGGCACCAGGATCTATATCGAGATCTTCCTCGGGTTTGACCCGGACCAGAGGATGGGGAACGTACAGGATTTCATCGATTTCCTGAAACGCTCCCTCGAGGATCAAATCCCCGGCAGCGTTGTGAGCATAGTCCCCATGCGGGAGAAGGATCCCCGTTCTGCGGTCTGA